A segment of the Prochlorococcus marinus str. MIT 9215 genome:
TAATGCCTCTAGGCTCCCCTATTGGCTCAGGGCAAGGTTTATTAAATCTATCAAATATAGGGATAATTATTGAGAGTGCAAAAGTACCAGTAATAATTGACGCAGGAATTGGGGTGCCAAGTGAAGCTTCTCAAGCTATGGAACTTGGCGCAGATGGTGTCTTAATCAATAGTGCAATAGCACAAGCTGAAAATCCTCCTCTAATGGCTCAAGCGATAAATTATGGTGTCAAAGCTGGTAGGCAAGCTTTTCTGGCAGGAAGAATTAAAAAACAAGACTTTGCAACAGCAAGTTCACCTGAAAAAAATATATCTATCTAATTTTCTTAATTGAGCAAAGTTTAAAAAGACAGTAAAATTTATTATTTGATTTTATTTACCTTATTAAGAAAGAAGATTTGAAACTATTTACAATGTTTTTTCGCAAATTGGAAGCACACTGTAGTAATTTAATAAATATATTATGAATCTATTAATTCTGGAGATCTGAGTGAAAGTTATTGTTCTAGGTGGAGATGGTTTTTGCGGTTGGCCTTGTGCGGTGAATTTAGCAGAGCAAAATCATGATGTAATTATTGTTGACAATTTAAGTCGTAGAAAAATTGACATTGATCTAGAGGTAGAATCTTTAACTCCAATTGCTTCGATAACAGAACGACTATCTGCATGGAAAGAGATTGGAGGTAAGCCTATGAGATTTTGTAATATGGATATCTCTAAACAATATCAAAAATTACTTAATTTGCTTATTGATGAAAAACCAGATTCCGTCATCCATTTTGCAGAACAAAGAGCAGCGCCTTACTCAATGAAATCGAGTTTTACTAAAAGGTATACAGTAGATAATAATGTTAATGGCACCCACAACCTTCTTGCTGCAATAGTAGAGAGTAATTTAGATATTCATGTTGTTCATTTAGGAACAATGGGAGTCTATGGATATGGATCACATAGAGGTGCAACAATTCCAGAAGGTTATCTAAAAGTTGAAGTTCCGCAACCAGATGGAAGCCGCTTTGAAGAGGAAATATTACACCCTGCAAGTCCAGGTAGTGTTTACCATATGACTAAAACTTTAGATCAATTACTATTTCTCTACTACAACAAAAATGATCTTGTGAGAATCACTGATCTTCATCAAGGAATAGTTTGGGGAACAAATACAGAAGCAACTTTAAAAGATCCTAGATTGACAAACCGGTTTGACTATGACGGAGATTATGGCACTGTTCTAAATAGATTTCTAATGCAAGCTGCAATTGGATATCCATTAAGTGTTCATGGGACAGGAGGGCAAACAAGAGCATTTATACACATAAAAGACTCTGTAAAATGTGTACAACTTGCTCTTGAAAATCCTCCAAAACCTGGAGAAAGAGTCAAAATCTTTAATCAAATGACTGAGAGTCATCAAGTTGGAGAATTAGCTAAAAAAGTTGCGTCCCTAACAGGAGCTGATATCAATTATTTACCAAATCCAAGGAATGAAGCAGTAGAAAATGATCTAATTGTTGATAATAAATGCTTTATAGAATTAGGTTTAAATCCAACGACTCTTGATAATGGCTTATTAGAAGAAGTTGTTGAAGTTGCTAAAAAATACTCCAACAGATGTGATCTTAAGCGTATACCTTGTGTTTCATCCTGGACTAAAAAACAAGCTGAAGCTATAAAGACTAATTAAATTTTTTGAAATAATTAACTTAAGAAAGTGAAAATTGCATTGTTTACTGAAACTTTTTTACCTAAAGTTGACGGTATAGTCACAAGACTAACTAAAACGATTGAATTTTTAATAAAAAATGGCGATGAAGTTATTATTTTTTGTCCAGATGGGTGTCCAGAATCATATATGGGTGCAACTGTAGTTGGAGTTGCTGCAATGCCATTACCATTATACCCAGAGTTAAAGCTTGGTTTACCAGGTCCTGCAGTCTCAGATAAGTTAGAAAAATTTAACCCAGATTTGATACATGTTGTTAATCCAGCTGTACTTGGCTTAGGTGGCATATGGTTGGCGAAAACCAATAATATTCCTTTAATTGCTAGTTACCATACTCATCTCCCAAAATATCTAGAACATTACGGTATGGGTATGTTAGAGCCACTTTTGTGGGAATTACTTAAAGCGGCTCATAATCAAGCTTTATTAAATTTATGTACTTCCACCGCTATGGTAAATGAGTTGAAAGATAAAGGGATTCAAAGGACTGCTCTTTGGCAGAGAGGAGTAGATACTTACAGTTTCAGGCCTGATTTGAGAAGTGAGACAATGAGAGAAAAATTATTTGGAAAATATAAAGAAGCTAATTACCTATTGATTTATGTAGGAAGATTATCCGCAGAAAAACAAATTGAGAGAATTAAACCAGTCTTAGAAAATATTCCTAATGCTTGCCTAGCACTTGTAGGTGATGGACCATATAGAAACCAGCTTGAAAAAATATTCGAAAATACTAAGACTAATTTCATAGGATATTTATCTGGCGATGACCTTGCTAGCGCCTATGCCTCTGGAGATATATTTTTATTTCCATCTAGCACCGAAACACTTGGTTTAGTTTTACTAGAAGCAATGGCGGCAGGATGTCCAGTTATCGGAGCTAACAAGGGGGGGATTCCAGATATTATTAGCGATGGGATTAATGGTTGTTTATATGATCCTGATGAAAAGGATAATGGAGAAAAAAGTTTGATTGAAGCTACAAAAAAAATTTTAGAGAATGAAGATAAAAGAGAAATAATGAGGAAAGAAGCACGAAACGAAGCAGAAAAATGGGATTGGAATCAAGCAACTTTACAACTGCAAAAGTATTATTCAGATACCCTCAAAGACATAGAGTAAACTTAATAAGTATTATGCTACGTGGGGAGGAGTAGGATTACTATACGAACTTAAAGGAAGAATTAGAGTGGCTATATTTTGATTCTTTTCAGGCCTTTTTTTCTTTGAAAATTTTTTACCAAAAGGCACTCTTATAACATTTGTTCCCTCAATAGAACAGATATTTGAGTTATCTCCTGAAAATTTATTGACAAAATTTGGTAAGTTTAAGTTTTTAACTGGTAGGCGCTTAACATTACCAGATTTAAAATCTTTGGTCATAGCTTCAAATACCCCAAAAAATTTGATGCTTGATATATTAATAAAAAAATTTAAAAAAATTCTATAAGAAAATATTAAATTTTTATTCACATTTATAATAACTAAGTAAATACAAGGACGCTAGTCCTTTAAGCACATTCTTTTTCTTCTAAAGTCTGTCCTTGATTAACATTGCAAGAACAAATTAAATTGCGATCGCCATATGCATTATTAATCCTAGAAACTGAAGACCAAAACTTAATAGTTGTTGGAGTTTTATAAGGGAAAGAAGCCTTTTCTTTTGAATAAGGATATTGCCAATTATCAGCAATTAACTCTTTAAGTGTATGGGGAGCATTACTAATTACATTATTATTTTTTAATTCATTATTATTTTCTACTTCACTGATTTCTTCTCCAATCAATAGCATAGCTTCACAAAATCTATCTAATTCTGCCAGACCTTCACTTTCAGTAGGCTCTATCATTATGGTCTCTGGAACAGGCCAACTTATGGTTGGGGCATGAAAACTATAATCTATTAATCGTTTAGCTAAATCATTTACACTCAAACCAGTTTTGGATTTTAAATCTCTAAAATCTAAAATACATTCATGAGCAACAAAATTATTTCTTCCTTTATAAAGAATCTTAAATTTATGCTTCAAGGAGTTCGCAATATAATTTGCAGATAAGATTGCGTGCTCAGTGGCTTTCTTTAAACCACTAAGACCAGCCATTTTTATATACATCCAGCTTATTGGAAGAATACTTGCACTTCCATGCCTGGCAGAAGATACATAATTGGAAGTGCTAGATAAATTATTATCCACTAAAGAATGAGTAGGAAGAAATGGGCTTAAAGCTTCTGATGCAGCAACTGGGCCTACTCCTGGACCACCACCACCATGTGGAATGCAGAATGTTTTATGTAAATTCAAATGACAAACATCAACACCATAATTCCCGGGTTTGCATAATCCAACCTGAGCGTTCAGATTTGCTCCATCTAAATAGACAAATCCTCCAACAGAGTGAATTAAGTCACATATCTTTCTGATTTGTAATTCAAAAACTCCATGAGTAGAAGGATAGGTCAACATAAGAGCTCCAATTTGGTTATCAAATTTCTTGACCTTGATCAACAAATCCTGAAAATCAATATTTCCTTCATCATCGCATTCAACAGTTAGAACATCAAAACCCGCCATAACTGCACTAGCGGGATTTGTTCCATGAGCACTTTTAGGAATTAAACATTTTTTTCTTGAAAGCTCACCTTTTGATTCAAAATAAGAGTTTATTGCCAATAAACCTGCAAACTCTCCTTGAGAGCCTGCATTTGGTTGAAAAGAAACTGATTTTAAACCAACAATATCACTTATCCATTTTTCTAGATCAGATATTATTTTTGCATAACCCTTTGTTTGATCTGGTGGAGAAAAAGGATGAATAGAAGATAAATCAGCCCAAGAGACTGGATTCAACTCTGCTGCAGAATTTAACTTCATGGTGCAGCTACCTAATGGCATCATTCCATCTACCAAGGAAAAATCCTTTTCAGCAAGTCTGAATATATATCTCATTAATTCAGTTTCACTTTGGTAATTTGTAAATATATCTTGCTGCATCCATTCACTGGATCTCAAAGGTAAACTTTCAAGATGAAATACTTTATCAAATTTTATATGCTCTAAATCTTCTTTTTTTTCTATAAGGTTTGCTATAAAAGTCACAATATCTTTGATTTCTTTTTCGTTACTAAGCTCATCTAAAGAGATCCCAAAGCCAGTTGAATCTTCAATAGTTGATCCCAATGGCAAAATACGTAAGTTATACCCATTTTTTAAAGCTTCATTATGGATCTTTTGTGAATGCTCAGAATAAACATCAACACTATCAAATCTAATCCCATCAGGAATATCAAATCCTAAATCAACCAAGCATGACTCTAAATTTCTTCTAAGCACAACTAATCTCTTAGCAATTTGAGTTAATCCAGAGGGTCCATGATAAATAGCATAAAAAGAAGAAATTATGGCTAACAAAGATTGAGCAGTACAAATATTACTAGTGGCCTTCTCCCTTCTAATATGTTGCTCTCTTGTTTGTAATGCTAGTCTTAAGGACTTTTCTCCATTTTTAGAGAGAGTTTGTCCCACAATTCTTCCAGGTATTAGTCTTTTATATTTTTCGCTACATGCAAAATATGCGGCATGTGGGCCACCAAAACCCATTGGAATACCAAATCTTTGCATACTACCCACTGCGACATCAATACCAAATTCAGAGATTGGTTTAATTAAAACTTGTGCCAGTGGATCAATACATGCAGTTACGATGATTTCTGATCTATGTGCTTGGGAAATTAAAAATGTGGGATCAAATAATTGCCCATTTTTACCGGGTAATTGCAACAAAATTCCAAAAACATCATCATGATTAGGAAGATTGCTTTGAGTAAAGCGTTTTAAGGATATTCCCAAAGGTTTTGCTCTAGTTTGTAGAACATTAAAAGTATGATCAAAAACATTTGATTCCACTAGATACACTTTTGAAGATTTATTTTTTCTTGCAGCAAAACTCATTGCCATAGCTTCTGCAGCAGCAGTGCCCTCATCTAACAAAGATGCATTGGCGACAGGAAATCCTGTAAGTTCACAAACAATAGTCTGAAAATTAAATAGAGCTTCTAACCTGCCTTGTGCAATTTCTGCTTGATATGGAGTATAAGATGTGTACCATCTAGGATTTTCGAGAACATGTCTTTGGATTACTTTAGGCATGTGATTGTCATAATAACCAAGGCCTATTAGTGATCTCATTTTGGCATTTAGCTTCGCAATCTCATCTAATTCATTTAAAGCCTCAATTTCTGAACAACCTTGAGGCAATATTTCTGAAGGTTTATCTTTAAGCTGAATATCTTCAGGAATAACTTGATTTATAAATTGATCAATATTCTTAAAACCAAGCTTGTTCAGCATGATTTTCTCATCATTATCCCCTAGCCCAAGATGTCTATCAATAAATAAATCAGAACCAACTTTGGATGTCATATTAAAATATTTTTCTTTAAAATAGCCCTTTTTAAAAAGTTTGCCTTATTTTGGTACAACCTTTGATTGATATTCCTCAGAAGTCATCAAATCAGAAATTGATACTTTTGTTTTTGGTTTCAAAATAACTAACCAACCTTCTCCAATCGGATCATTCTGTAAAAGCTCAGGATTATCAACAACATTTTCATTTACAGATACTATTTCTCCTGAAAAGGGCAGATAGACTTCCTCAACAGCCTTAACAGATTCTATTGTTCCAAAAGTCTCTCCTTTTTCTAAAGTAGACCCTTGATCAGCTAACTCAACAAAAACAATATCTCCTAATTGATCTATAGCAAATTCACTAACTCCAATTTTTAATAATCCTTTTTCTTCCAAGACATATTCATGGGTATCAGCATAGTTAAGGTTGTCAGGAAACTTGTAAGACATGATTAAGTTGATAAAGATAGTAGAGAATCCTTGGAAATTAAATTTTCCTCTAATAGTTCAGATAATAATTGAATTAATGCAATTTTGATATGAGCTATATGAGAACCACCTTGAACAAAAATATTGTAAGGATCTCTAAGAGGGGCATCAGCGGAAAATTCACTTGTACTACCTTCAATAAATGTACCTCCTGCCATTAATAATTTTGAATGATATCCTTCCATTGGTGATGGAACAACATTTAAAAAAGAATCTACAGGTGAAGAACTTTGAAAAGATTGACAAACTTTTTGTACCAAATCAGGATTATTTAATCTCACTGCTTGAATAAGATCAGATCTATAAGTTGCTGGCTCTGGCGAAACCTTGAATCCCAAATTTTTAAAAACTGAAGCAACTATATCAGCACCTTTTAGTGATTCATGAACAATTTGTGGTGCTAAAAACAAACCCTGCAAAATTAATCTTCCTAGTCCAAAATTTATTCCTGCTGATGAACCAATACCTGGTGAAGTTAACCTAGAACATGCCATCTCAACCAACTCTGCTTCTCCTGCAATGTACCCACCAGTAGGAACGATAGTTCCTCCCAAATTTTTAATCAATGATCCAGCAATTATATTTGCCCCTTTAGAAATAGGTTCGCTATCTTCAACAAGCTCGCCATAACAGTTATCAACAAAACATATGCAGTTAGGATCAATAGAATGAATCAGACTACAAATTTTCTCTATCTGATGATTCGTAAGAGATTTTCTCCAACTATATCCACAACTTTTTTGTATAAATACTAATTTACATGAATTTTCTTTAAAAGAATGAACAATTTTTTCTTCAAAAGAATCAAAATCCTCGCAGATATTTATTTGCTTATATTCAATCCCAAAATCTTTAAGTGAGCCTTTACCTCCTCCTCTTATTCCTATCACTTCTTCTAAAGTATCATATGGCTGACCTGTAAGAGATAACATAACATCTCTAGGTCTAAGAATTCCAAATAAGACGGAACTTATCGCATGCGTTCCACTTACAAATTGCATTCTCACAGCTGCCTTTTCAGCAAGAAAAAATCTTGCAAAAACCGCATCAATTTTTTCTCTAGATATATCATCATGACCACTACCAGAGGATTGATTGAAATGACTAGTAGAAACTTTTTCTTCCTTAAAAATTTTCAAAATATTTTCTAATTTCTGGAAAACCTGATTGGATCTTTCTTGAAAAACTTTACTTAAACTCTCTTCTACAGAAAAAACAGCATTTTCAGCCAGTTTCAAGTTATTGTTTAGTGCCATTAATTATGTAAACTCATATCATGTTTCAGAAGCTAAATTTCTTAATTCTGCGAGGAAAGCATTAGGTCCTCTGCCTTTAAAATAAGAGAGTTTTTTTGAAGTGTCATATAAATCAAGTAATTCTCCATCTAATTCTTCTGCGGTATAATCTCTAATTCCTGCTATTACCTCAGCAAAACGTTCTCTACGGTTTAATTTATTTACAGCATAGGCTTCCATAACCTGAATTTTACATAATCTCCAAGCCTTATTCTGACAAAAATGCACTGAAAGGGCATCACTTAAAGCAGAAGCTTCTTCGTCTTCTATATACCAGTCAAAAGATGAAGGAAGAGATTTTAATCCCGCAAATATCTCAAATAACTCCCCGGCCGACAATGGATTACCAGAATCATTTTTCAAGGGTAATGCAGACTCTTGCAAAGATTTCCATAACTCTGGATAATCACTTTCTAAACGATCCCTTATTTTCTCTAT
Coding sequences within it:
- a CDS encoding NAD-dependent epimerase/dehydratase family protein encodes the protein MKVIVLGGDGFCGWPCAVNLAEQNHDVIIVDNLSRRKIDIDLEVESLTPIASITERLSAWKEIGGKPMRFCNMDISKQYQKLLNLLIDEKPDSVIHFAEQRAAPYSMKSSFTKRYTVDNNVNGTHNLLAAIVESNLDIHVVHLGTMGVYGYGSHRGATIPEGYLKVEVPQPDGSRFEEEILHPASPGSVYHMTKTLDQLLFLYYNKNDLVRITDLHQGIVWGTNTEATLKDPRLTNRFDYDGDYGTVLNRFLMQAAIGYPLSVHGTGGQTRAFIHIKDSVKCVQLALENPPKPGERVKIFNQMTESHQVGELAKKVASLTGADINYLPNPRNEAVENDLIVDNKCFIELGLNPTTLDNGLLEEVVEVAKKYSNRCDLKRIPCVSSWTKKQAEAIKTN
- a CDS encoding glycosyltransferase family 4 protein, which translates into the protein MKIALFTETFLPKVDGIVTRLTKTIEFLIKNGDEVIIFCPDGCPESYMGATVVGVAAMPLPLYPELKLGLPGPAVSDKLEKFNPDLIHVVNPAVLGLGGIWLAKTNNIPLIASYHTHLPKYLEHYGMGMLEPLLWELLKAAHNQALLNLCTSTAMVNELKDKGIQRTALWQRGVDTYSFRPDLRSETMREKLFGKYKEANYLLIYVGRLSAEKQIERIKPVLENIPNACLALVGDGPYRNQLEKIFENTKTNFIGYLSGDDLASAYASGDIFLFPSSTETLGLVLLEAMAAGCPVIGANKGGIPDIISDGINGCLYDPDEKDNGEKSLIEATKKILENEDKREIMRKEARNEAEKWDWNQATLQLQKYYSDTLKDIE
- the gcvP gene encoding aminomethyl-transferring glycine dehydrogenase, which encodes MTSKVGSDLFIDRHLGLGDNDEKIMLNKLGFKNIDQFINQVIPEDIQLKDKPSEILPQGCSEIEALNELDEIAKLNAKMRSLIGLGYYDNHMPKVIQRHVLENPRWYTSYTPYQAEIAQGRLEALFNFQTIVCELTGFPVANASLLDEGTAAAEAMAMSFAARKNKSSKVYLVESNVFDHTFNVLQTRAKPLGISLKRFTQSNLPNHDDVFGILLQLPGKNGQLFDPTFLISQAHRSEIIVTACIDPLAQVLIKPISEFGIDVAVGSMQRFGIPMGFGGPHAAYFACSEKYKRLIPGRIVGQTLSKNGEKSLRLALQTREQHIRREKATSNICTAQSLLAIISSFYAIYHGPSGLTQIAKRLVVLRRNLESCLVDLGFDIPDGIRFDSVDVYSEHSQKIHNEALKNGYNLRILPLGSTIEDSTGFGISLDELSNEKEIKDIVTFIANLIEKKEDLEHIKFDKVFHLESLPLRSSEWMQQDIFTNYQSETELMRYIFRLAEKDFSLVDGMMPLGSCTMKLNSAAELNPVSWADLSSIHPFSPPDQTKGYAKIISDLEKWISDIVGLKSVSFQPNAGSQGEFAGLLAINSYFESKGELSRKKCLIPKSAHGTNPASAVMAGFDVLTVECDDEGNIDFQDLLIKVKKFDNQIGALMLTYPSTHGVFELQIRKICDLIHSVGGFVYLDGANLNAQVGLCKPGNYGVDVCHLNLHKTFCIPHGGGGPGVGPVAASEALSPFLPTHSLVDNNLSSTSNYVSSARHGSASILPISWMYIKMAGLSGLKKATEHAILSANYIANSLKHKFKILYKGRNNFVAHECILDFRDLKSKTGLSVNDLAKRLIDYSFHAPTISWPVPETIMIEPTESEGLAELDRFCEAMLLIGEEISEVENNNELKNNNVISNAPHTLKELIADNWQYPYSKEKASFPYKTPTTIKFWSSVSRINNAYGDRNLICSCNVNQGQTLEEKECA
- the gcvH gene encoding glycine cleavage system protein GcvH, which encodes MSYKFPDNLNYADTHEYVLEEKGLLKIGVSEFAIDQLGDIVFVELADQGSTLEKGETFGTIESVKAVEEVYLPFSGEIVSVNENVVDNPELLQNDPIGEGWLVILKPKTKVSISDLMTSEEYQSKVVPK
- a CDS encoding aminotransferase class I/II-fold pyridoxal phosphate-dependent enzyme, whose protein sequence is MALNNNLKLAENAVFSVEESLSKVFQERSNQVFQKLENILKIFKEEKVSTSHFNQSSGSGHDDISREKIDAVFARFFLAEKAAVRMQFVSGTHAISSVLFGILRPRDVMLSLTGQPYDTLEEVIGIRGGGKGSLKDFGIEYKQINICEDFDSFEEKIVHSFKENSCKLVFIQKSCGYSWRKSLTNHQIEKICSLIHSIDPNCICFVDNCYGELVEDSEPISKGANIIAGSLIKNLGGTIVPTGGYIAGEAELVEMACSRLTSPGIGSSAGINFGLGRLILQGLFLAPQIVHESLKGADIVASVFKNLGFKVSPEPATYRSDLIQAVRLNNPDLVQKVCQSFQSSSPVDSFLNVVPSPMEGYHSKLLMAGGTFIEGSTSEFSADAPLRDPYNIFVQGGSHIAHIKIALIQLLSELLEENLISKDSLLSLST